Below is a window of Gammaproteobacteria bacterium DNA.
CCGCGCCGTTCGCGGGCCCGGATTGCGAGTTCTGGGCGAACAGCGGACCGGCGGCAAGAAAGGCCAGGATACATGCGGTCGGAGCGGGACAGGATTTCATGACGTTCCCTTGCCGAATTGGTGGCTGCGCAGTCCTGTAATTTCGCAGAAACGGCGGGCCTTCGCCAGAGATGGGCGGCGGCGTCTGGGCGCGCCACCCTCTCGGAGGTGTCGTCAGCGGGAAGCCCGGCGCACTACTCGGACAACCGACGGAACCAGAATGCTCACCGCGGCGACCCGGCCGGCGAGCGACGCGGCGGCCGCGGCGGTGACGCCTACCAGTCCGAAGGCCTGCACGAGCAGCGGAAAACCCACCGCGATGCACACCACCTCGGTGGCGGTGGCGAGAGTGACGGGCCGGGTGCGGCGGCCCTTGATCAGGATTCCGCGCTCGAGCGAGAGGAAGGCCGACAGGAACGGCAGGGGGATGAAGAGGATGGTGGGCAGGATGGCGAAGGCGGCCAGGTCGGGCGTGAGCCCGGAAATGGTCTCGAACCAGACGCCGGAGAAGGGGGTGAGCCCGAAGACGGCGAGACAGGCGGTGGTGGCGAGCCCCAGCGACACGGCGAACGTCCGCAGCGGTACGAGCTGCTCGTGCCGCGGGCCCAGCAGGGCGATGGTGACTTCCTGATACGCCAGGCACACCGCGCGGAAGACGAAGGTGAGCGAGCCCACCACCGGAAAGACCGCCAGCGACTCGACCGGAGCGGGCGCCCGCCCCATGAAGAAGGTGAGCAGCGGCTGGGCCGCGAAGCCCAGCAGCGAGGTGAGCGCGAGCGGGTAGTAGAAGCGGGAGATGACGCCGTAGTTGAGGGTGTCCGGACCGGCCGGCGACGTGTAGGCGAGGATCCGCGCCACCGATCCGCGCGCCATCCAGCGGCTGGCCGCGGCCTCGGTGCACACCCCGGCGGTCATGGCGCCGGCCGCCACGAGCGTGCCCGGGATGCCCAGCCGGGCAAGCACCAGCGCCGTCAGCGCGATGGCGGAGATGCGGGTCACCGTCCCCGCGGCGACCAGGCGCGGGCGCCCGTCGCGGATGAGCAGTCCCTGGTAGAAGCGCCGGTAGCCGATGGCCGCCGGCCACGGCACAAGCAGCCATAGGGCATCCTCGACGAGCAGCGCCACCTCCCCGGGCAGCGCGAGCACCTGGAGCGCAAGAAGGTCGAACACCGGGGGCAGGAGCACGAACAGCAGCACCCCCGTGGTGCCCGCGTTCAGAAGGAGGGCGAAGCGCCTCAGCTTGCGGAAGCTGTGCGCGTCCTCGGCGAGAGCCGTGGAGGTGGTCATCAGCATGACCACCGGGGACTCCACCAGCATCGCGATGGCGAAGGCGACGCCGTAGGCCGCGAGGTTGATCTTGGCCTCGGGCAGGCGGGCGATGACCGCGGCGAGGAAGGGCCCTTCGACCGCCATCATCAGCCACGTGGCGGCGAGGGGCGCCCAGAAGAGCAGGATGGACCGCTGGGACAGCGGCGCGGGAGCGGTCAACGGGTCTCGAAGCGGGTGATCTCGCTTTCGTATTGCAGCGTGAGGCCGATGTCGTCGAGGCCTTCGAGCAGGCACCGGCGCCGGAAGTCGTCGATCTCGAACCCGAGGCGCCATCCGGCTGCGTCGGCGACGGTGCACGCTTCCAGGTCGACGGTGAGCGCGTAGCCGGGATGCGCGATGGCGCGGGCCAGCACCCCAGCTGCTTCCTGTTCAGGCAGCGCCAGCGGCAGGATGCCGTTCTGGTAGCAGTTGGCCTGGAAGATGTCCGCGAAGCTGGGCGCGATCACGACCCGGAAGCCGTAGTCGGCGATCGACCAGGCGGCATGTTCGCGCGAGGAGCCGCAGCCGAAGTTCCGCCCCGCCGCGAGGATGGCGGCCCCGGCGTGTCCGGGCTGGTTGAGGACGAAATCGGCGCGCGGGGAGCCGTCGGGGTGGAAGCGCCAGTCGTTGAAGAGGAACTGCCCGTAGCCCGCACGCTCGACGCGCTTCAGGAACTGCTTGGGGATGATCTGGTCGGTGTCGACGTCGGCGCGGTCCAGCGGGGCCACGATGCCCTCGACGCGGCGGAGCGGCTGGATGGCGTGGGTGGTGGTGCTCACGCCTGGCTCCTCACGTCGGTGAAGCGGCCCGCCACGGCGGCGGCCGCAGCCATCGCTGGACTCACCAGGTGGGTGCGCGCCCCCCTGCCCTGCCGGCCCTCGAAGTTGCGGTTGGAGGTGGAGGCGCAGCGTTCGCCGGGCCCCGCGATGTCGTCGTTCATCCCCAGGCACATGGAGCAGCCGGACTCGCGCCACTCGAAGCCGGCGTCGCGGAAGACGCGGTCGAGGCCCTCGGCTTCGGCGGCCGCCTTCACCGCGGTGGAGCCGGGCACCACCAGGGCCTGCACGCGCGGGCTCACCTTGCTTCCGCGCGCGACCCGCGCCGCCTCGCGCAGGTCCTCGATGCGGGAGTTGGTGCACGAGCCGATGAAGACGCGGTCGAGCTCGATGTCCTGCATGGGCGTGCCGGGCTCGAGCCCCATGTACGAGAGCGCTCGCTCGGCGGTGGCCCGGCTGTCCGGGTCGGTGAGGTCGGCCGGGTCGGGGACCCGCCCGGAGACGGGGACCACCATGCCGGGGTTGGTCCCCCACGTCACCTGCGGCTCCAGGCCGGCCAGGTCGACCTCCACCACCCGGTCGAAGCGCGCGCCCCGGTCGGTGCGCAGGGTCGACCAGCGCGCCACCGCCTGGTCGAAGGCCTCGCCCGCAGGCGCGCGCGGGCGCCCGCGCAGATACTCAAAGGTGGTCTGGTCGGGCGCGATCATGCCGGCGCGCGCACCCGCCTCGATGGACATGTTGCACACGGTCATGCGGCCCTCCATGGAGAGCGCGCGGATCGCCTCGCCGCGGTATTCCACCACGTGGCCCGCACCCCCCGCCACCCCGATGCGGCCGATGGTGTGGAGGATCAGGTCCTTGGCGGTGAGTCCCGGCCCCAGGCGCCCGCGGTAGCGCACCTCCATGCTGCGCGGGCGCTCCATGAGCAGGCACTGGGTGGCGAGCACGTGCTCGACCTGCGAGGTGCCGATCCCGAAGGCGATCGCCCCGAAGGCGCCGTGGGTGGAGGTGTGGCTATCGCCGCACACGATGGTCATGCCGGGCTGGGTCGCGCCCAGTTCGGGGCCGATCACGTGCACGATGCCCTGCCGCTCGTGGCCCATGTCGTACAGGGTGATCCCGTGCTCGGCGGCGTTCTCGCGGAGCGCCTCGATCTGGCGGGTCGCCACCGGGTCGGCGACCGGGAGGGAGCGGTGGGTGGTGGGCACGTTGTGGTCGACGGTGGCCAGGGTGCGCTCCGGGCGGCGAACCGCGCGGCCGGCCGCGTTCAGCCCCGCGAAGGCCTGCGGCGACGTGACCTCGTGCACCAGGTGCAGGTCGATGTAGATGAGGTCGGGGCGCCCCTCTTCCCGGCGCACGACGTGCTGCTCCCAGACCTTCTCGAACAGGGTGGTGGGTCGGGCGTTCATGCTCGCTCGCCGGTGCGTGTCTCGCTCATGCCCGGTTGGTGACCGCGCCCTCGGACGCGGAGGCGACCAGGCGCGCGTACTTGCGCATGACCCCGGTGGCGGAGCCGTTGGCCGACTGCGCGGACGGGCGCCAGGCGCTGGCCCGCTCGCGGATCTCGTTGTCGGTCAGGTCCACCGACAGGGTGCGCGCCGCCACGTCGAAAGTGACGGTGTCGCCGTCCCGCACGGCCGCGATGGGTCCGCCGTCCACCGCCTCGGGCGCGACGTGGCCGACCATCAGCCCGTGGGTGGCGCCCGAGAAGCGGCCGTCGGTGAGCAGCCCCACCGAGGGCCCCAGCCCCGCCCCGGTGAGCGCCGCCGTGACCGCCAGCATCTCCCGCATGCCGGGCCCGCCGCGCGGCCCCTCCCCCCGGATCACCACGACGTCCCCGGCGGATATTCCACCCGCCTGCACCGCCTCGAACGCGTCCTCCTCACAGTCGAACACCCGCGCCGGGCCGCTGTGGTGGCCGCGCTCGGGGCCGGCCACCTTCAGCACGCAGCCGTCGGGCGCCAGGTTGCCCTTCAGGATGAGCAGCCCACCGTGCGGCTTCACCGGGTCCTCCACGGACGAAACCACCTCCTGCCCGACCGCCTCGGCCGCCAGCGCCGCCTCCTCCGCCACCGTGCGCCCGGTGACCGTAGCCGCGCCGCCGTCGAGCAGCCCCGCGCCCAGCAGGCGGGCCGCCAGCAGCCGCACCCCGCCGGCCGCGTGCATGTCGGTCGCGACGAAGCGGCCCCACGGCTTCATGTCCGCGATCACCGGCGTGCGCGCGCTGATGCGGTCGAAGTCCTCCAGCTCGAGCTCCACCCCGGCCTCGCGCGCGACCGCCAGCAGGTGCAGCACCGCGTTGGTCGACCCGCCGGTGGCCACCGCCAGGGTGACCCCGTTGGTCATCGCCTCGCGCGTGAGGATGTCGCGGGCCGTCACCCCGCGCCGCACCAGGTCGACCGCCAGACGGCCGCAGTCGCGCGCGACCCCCGCCTTGGCCGGATCGGTGGCCGGCACCGAGCCGCTCCCCATCGGCGAGATGCCCATCGCCTCGAAGACGGTCGCCATGGTGTTGGCGGTGAACTGCCCGCCGCACGAGCCCGCGCCCGGGCACGCCGCGCGCTCCAGCTCGTCCAGGTCCTCCTCGCTGATGCGGCCGGCCGCGCACGCCCCGATCCCCTCGAACACGTCCTGGATGGTGACGTCGCGCCCCCGGTAGCGGCCCGGTTGGATCGACCCTCCGTAGAGCATCAGGCTGGGCAGATCCAGGCGCGCCAGCGCCATCACCGTGCCCGGGATGGTCTTGTCGCATCCGGAGATGGCCACCACGCCGTCGAACCCGTAGGCGTCCCCCACCAGCTCGATCGAATCCGCGACCAGCTCCCGGCTCACCAGCGAGGCCTTCATGCCCTCGGTCCCCATCGTGATCCCGTCCGAGATGGCGATGGTGTTGACCTCGAGCGGCATCCCCCCCGCCTCGCGGATCCCCTGCCGCACGGAGTCGGCCAGGTCGCGCAGGTGGGCGTTGCACGGCGTGGTGTCGGTCCAGGTGTTGGCGATCGCGATCAGCGGCCTGGAGAAGTCGTCGTCCTCCATGCCGACCGCGCGCAGCATGGAGCGCGCCGCCGCGCGGTCCCGCCCGGCGACCAGCGCCTGGCTGCGGAGGGGCAGTTGCCGCGGCTTCATCCCCGGACTAAAGCCAGGCCATGTGCGACCGCAGCTTTCTGCCCACCGTCTCGATGGGATGCTCGGCGCCTTCCACCCGCATGCGGTCGAACGCCTCGCGTCCGCCGCGCGCTTCCTCGATCCACTGGCGCGCAAAGGCTCCGGACTGGACATCCGCCAGGATCTCCTTCATCGCCGCCCGCGAGGCATCGCCCACGACCCGCGGACCGCTGACGTAGTCGCCGTACTCGGCGGTGTCGCTGACCTCGCGGCGCATCCCCGAGATGCCGTGCGCGTACGCCAGATCCACGATCAGCTTCAGCTCGTGCAGGCACTCGAAGTAGGCGAGGGCGGGGTCGTAGCCGGCTTCCACCAGCGTCTCGAAGCCGGCCTGCACCAGCGCGGTGAAGCCCCCGCACAGTACCGCCTGCTCCCCGAACAGATCGGTCTCGGTTTCCGCCGCGAAGGTGGTCTCGAGGATGCCCGCGCGCGCGCATCCCAGCCCCGCCGCATACGCCCGCGCGAATTCGGTCGCGCCGCCGGTGGCATCCTGATGGACCCCGTAGAGCGCCGGCACCCCGCGCCCCGCGACGAACTCCTCGCGCACGCGGTTCCCCGGCGACTTGGGCGCGATGAGGATGACGTCGGTATGCTCCGGCGCCACGATCTCGCCGTAGTGCACGTTGAAGCCGTGGGCGAAGACGAGGGTATCCCCGGCGTTCAGGTGCCCTTCGATCTCGGCCTCGTACACGTCCCGCTGGATCGTGTCGGGAATGAGAATCGAGACGACCGTGGCCCCGGCCGCGGCGTCGGCGACGGAGGCCACCCCGAGCCCGTCGGCCCGCGCCTTGTCCGCGGACGAACTTCCCTCGTAGAGACCCACCACGACGTCGGCTCCCGAGTCCCGCAGGTTCAGGGCGTGCGCATGCCCCTGGCTGCCGTAGCCGATGACGGCCACGGACCGTCCCTGAAGGAGTTCGGTGGAAGCCCCGTTGCTTCCCATCGTCGCCTCGCTCATCTGCCGGTATCCTCGTTCTGGGCGCGCGCCCGTGCGCGCGATTGCTCTAATGGTGGAAAAAGGTCCGGTGACCCGGAGGGATCATCCGGATGCGCCGGGCTACCTGTAGGCCCGGTCCGCCGATCTGCCCTGGACCCGCGACTCGCCCTCCTCGCCCTTGATCCTGCGCAGGATCGAAAGCAGGGCTTCGTCGGTCACGTCGATGCGGCGCTCCGCGAGATCGGTGCAGTAGCGGGACGCCTCGGCCATCTCCTCGTCGGTAAGGTCGTGCCCGAGCTTCTCGTAGCGGTGGCGCAGCGCGTGCCGCCCTGAGTGCTTGCCCAGCACGAGCTGCGTCGGAGGCGCGCCCACCGTTTCCGGGGTCATGATCTCGTAGGTGGCCCGGTCGCTCAGCATGCCGTGCTGGTGGATGCCCGCGGCGTGCGCGAAGGCGTTGTCGCCCACGATCGCCTTGTTGGGCTGCGGCATGACGCCGATGGTCTCGCTCAGCAGGCGGCTTGTCGGATAGAGCTTCTCGGCGTTGACCTCGGTGAAGTGCTCGTTGATGTCGGCGCGCACCTTGAGCGCCATCACGATCTCCTCGAGCGATGCGTTGCCCGCGCGCTCGCCGATGCCGTTGATGGTGCACTCGATCTGCCGCGCCCCGGCGTCGAGCCCCGCCAGGCTGTTGGCCACCGCGAGCCCCAGGTCGTCGTGGCAGTGCACCGAGAGCACCACCTCGTCGCCCAGGCCGGGCACCCTGGCCACCAGCTCGCGCAGGGTGTCGCGGAACTCGGCCGGGAAGGTGTAGCCGACCGTGTCCGGGATGTTCACCGTGGTGGCGCCCGCCTCCACCGCCGCGGTGATCACGGCGCACAGGAAGTCGAGATCGGTGCGGGTGGCGTCCTCGGCGCTGAACTCCACGTCGTCGGTGAAGCGGCAGGCGCGCTCGACCGCCGCCGCCGCCCGCTCCAGGCACTCCTCGCGCCCGATGCCGAGCTTGCGCTCGAGATGGATGTCCGATGTCGCGATGAAGGTGTGGATGCGCGACCGGCGTGCTCCCTTCACCGCGTGCCCGGCCCGGTCGATGTCGCCCGCGGTGGCCCGCGCCAGCGCGGCGATCACCGGCTCGCGGATCTCGCGTGCGATGGTCCCGACCGCGTCGAAATCGGTGTCGGAGGCGATCGGGAACCCCGCCTCGATCACATCCACGCCCAACTCCTCGAGCTGGTGCGCCATGCGAAGCTTCTCGGACGGGGTCATGGTACAGCCCGGGGACTGTTCGCCGTCTCTCAGAGTGGTGTCGAAGACCGTGATCCTGGCCATGTGTACTCCTCGGTAATCGGTACTGCCCGGAGAAATGGTAACAGCTTATGCCCGGGACAGGGGACCTGCGATCGCTTCCCGCCGGCGTCGCGCCGCTACGCCGACTGCTCCGGTACGTGAGGGATCAGTGCCAGTGCGTGAGGATGATCGCGAAAATCAGAAGCCGGACCAGGTCGAACCCGGAGTTGATGGCGACCAGCCCCCACTTCTTCCCTTCCCACGCGACCCGCCCCATCTGAAGCGGAAGGAAGAAGCCCAGCCAGGGCCAGAACGCGCCGTTCCAGGCGTAGACCCAGGGCGCCTGATCGGGACCCACTCCCCACGCGGAGGGCCGCACCAGAGCGACGTAGTGGGCGAGCACGAACACGAGAAGGAATGAGCCCAGGGCATAGATGACCATGGCCTTGGCCATCCCTCCCTGGGCGTCTTCACCC
It encodes the following:
- the leuD gene encoding 3-isopropylmalate dehydratase small subunit — its product is MQPLRRVEGIVAPLDRADVDTDQIIPKQFLKRVERAGYGQFLFNDWRFHPDGSPRADFVLNQPGHAGAAILAAGRNFGCGSSREHAAWSIADYGFRVVIAPSFADIFQANCYQNGILPLALPEQEAAGVLARAIAHPGYALTVDLEACTVADAAGWRLGFEIDDFRRRCLLEGLDDIGLTLQYESEITRFETR
- the leuC gene encoding 3-isopropylmalate dehydratase large subunit; amino-acid sequence: MNARPTTLFEKVWEQHVVRREEGRPDLIYIDLHLVHEVTSPQAFAGLNAAGRAVRRPERTLATVDHNVPTTHRSLPVADPVATRQIEALRENAAEHGITLYDMGHERQGIVHVIGPELGATQPGMTIVCGDSHTSTHGAFGAIAFGIGTSQVEHVLATQCLLMERPRSMEVRYRGRLGPGLTAKDLILHTIGRIGVAGGAGHVVEYRGEAIRALSMEGRMTVCNMSIEAGARAGMIAPDQTTFEYLRGRPRAPAGEAFDQAVARWSTLRTDRGARFDRVVEVDLAGLEPQVTWGTNPGMVVPVSGRVPDPADLTDPDSRATAERALSYMGLEPGTPMQDIELDRVFIGSCTNSRIEDLREAARVARGSKVSPRVQALVVPGSTAVKAAAEAEGLDRVFRDAGFEWRESGCSMCLGMNDDIAGPGERCASTSNRNFEGRQGRGARTHLVSPAMAAAAAVAGRFTDVRSQA
- the ilvD gene encoding dihydroxy-acid dehydratase yields the protein MKPRQLPLRSQALVAGRDRAAARSMLRAVGMEDDDFSRPLIAIANTWTDTTPCNAHLRDLADSVRQGIREAGGMPLEVNTIAISDGITMGTEGMKASLVSRELVADSIELVGDAYGFDGVVAISGCDKTIPGTVMALARLDLPSLMLYGGSIQPGRYRGRDVTIQDVFEGIGACAAGRISEEDLDELERAACPGAGSCGGQFTANTMATVFEAMGISPMGSGSVPATDPAKAGVARDCGRLAVDLVRRGVTARDILTREAMTNGVTLAVATGGSTNAVLHLLAVAREAGVELELEDFDRISARTPVIADMKPWGRFVATDMHAAGGVRLLAARLLGAGLLDGGAATVTGRTVAEEAALAAEAVGQEVVSSVEDPVKPHGGLLILKGNLAPDGCVLKVAGPERGHHSGPARVFDCEEDAFEAVQAGGISAGDVVVIRGEGPRGGPGMREMLAVTAALTGAGLGPSVGLLTDGRFSGATHGLMVGHVAPEAVDGGPIAAVRDGDTVTFDVAARTLSVDLTDNEIRERASAWRPSAQSANGSATGVMRKYARLVASASEGAVTNRA
- the ilvC gene encoding ketol-acid reductoisomerase, coding for MSEATMGSNGASTELLQGRSVAVIGYGSQGHAHALNLRDSGADVVVGLYEGSSSADKARADGLGVASVADAAAGATVVSILIPDTIQRDVYEAEIEGHLNAGDTLVFAHGFNVHYGEIVAPEHTDVILIAPKSPGNRVREEFVAGRGVPALYGVHQDATGGATEFARAYAAGLGCARAGILETTFAAETETDLFGEQAVLCGGFTALVQAGFETLVEAGYDPALAYFECLHELKLIVDLAYAHGISGMRREVSDTAEYGDYVSGPRVVGDASRAAMKEILADVQSGAFARQWIEEARGGREAFDRMRVEGAEHPIETVGRKLRSHMAWL
- a CDS encoding 2-isopropylmalate synthase — its product is MARITVFDTTLRDGEQSPGCTMTPSEKLRMAHQLEELGVDVIEAGFPIASDTDFDAVGTIAREIREPVIAALARATAGDIDRAGHAVKGARRSRIHTFIATSDIHLERKLGIGREECLERAAAAVERACRFTDDVEFSAEDATRTDLDFLCAVITAAVEAGATTVNIPDTVGYTFPAEFRDTLRELVARVPGLGDEVVLSVHCHDDLGLAVANSLAGLDAGARQIECTINGIGERAGNASLEEIVMALKVRADINEHFTEVNAEKLYPTSRLLSETIGVMPQPNKAIVGDNAFAHAAGIHQHGMLSDRATYEIMTPETVGAPPTQLVLGKHSGRHALRHRYEKLGHDLTDEEMAEASRYCTDLAERRIDVTDEALLSILRRIKGEEGESRVQGRSADRAYR
- a CDS encoding DUF1761 domain-containing protein, which produces MEPTVSVNYLAILVCVVVAMPLGFLWFGPLFGKMWARHMGMEGEDAQGGMAKAMVIYALGSFLLVFVLAHYVALVRPSAWGVGPDQAPWVYAWNGAFWPWLGFFLPLQMGRVAWEGKKWGLVAINSGFDLVRLLIFAIILTHWH